The DNA segment CTCATCATCTGTACACAGCTGATCGCCATGCAATAACAACGTCCTTTCACCCGCTATTTCACAATAGTAGATCGGAGGTAACAGTGTCATGCCACATTCCCGGGCAAAGCGTTTGCCAATCATAAAATCACGGTTGCCATGAGAATAGAATAATCGGCAGCCCTGCTCAGAAAGTGTTTTTAACGCCAAGGTAATTTGTTGTTGCAGCGGTGATTGCTCATCGTCACCGATCCAGAATTCGAACAGATCGCCGAGAATATACAACTCATCAGCCTGCGTAGCTTTGGTGGCTAAAAAATGAATAAAGGCGTTAGTCAGGTCAGGGCGGGCTTCACTGAGATGCAGGTCAGCAATAAAAAGTTTTGTCATGAGAGTTCATTAAAAGAGCCATACCGCAGTAATACGGTATGGCAGACTGATTATTCAGCGATAGTCACGTTTTCGATAACCACGTCTTCTTTCGGTACATCCTGATGCATACCGTAACGGCCGGTTTTCACTGATTTGATCTTGTTGACGATATCCATGCCGTCAGTAACCTGAGCAAACACACAGTAGCCCCAGCCAGAGATTGATTCCGATTTAAAATCCAGGAAGGTATTGTCTGCTACGTTGATAAAGAATTGTGCAGAGGCAGAATGTGGTTCCTGAGTACGCGCCATAGCGATAGTGCCAATTTTGTTAGACAGACCGTTATTAGCTTCGTTCTTGATCGAAGCGCGGGTGTCTTTTTCTTCAAAACCTGACGCATAACCGCCACCCTGGATCATGAAACCATCGATAACACGGTGGAAAATAGTGCCGTTGTAATGACCATCACGGCAGTATTGCAGGAAGTTTGCTGCAGTTACTGGTGCTTTGTCATGGAACAGTTCCAGAGTGATATCGCCAAAATTAGTGTGCAGGGTAATAGACATGAGCTCGCCTCTTGAGAATTTGTCTGTTGATTCTAGCGTATGCGGCGGTGACACAAAAGCAACATGTTAAATCTCAGTTATTACATCGCCAGGCCTTTTGTTACTAACATCATGCAAAGTGAAAGGAAACCAAAGGTGCAATCTGTAGCTCACTTCTTTAGAATGTTGCCATTATTATTCGATACGGTGACATTATGCTGAAGATATACAACACCCTGACGCGCCAGAAAGAAGAATTTAAGCCAATCCAGCCCGGCAAAGTGGGCATGTACGTCTGTGGTGTCACTATCTACGATTTATGTCATATCGGTCATGGACGCACATTTGTTGCCTTCGATGTGGTCGTACGTTATCTGCGTTATCTCGGTTATGACGTGACCTTTGTGCGCAACATTACTGATGTCGATGACAAGATCATCAAGCGTGCAGCTGAAAATGCTGAAAGCTGCGATACATTAACTGAACGCCTGATTGCCGAAATGCACGCTGATTTTGATGCGCTGAAATTACAGCGTCCGGATATCGAACCGCGTGCGACTCAGCATATCGGCGAAATTATTACGCTGGTCAACTCATTACTTGAGCAGAACTATGCGTATGTTTCAGATAACGGTGATGTGCTGTTCTCCATTGACAGTTTCCCTGAATATGGCCGTTTGTCCGGTCAGGACATCGAACAACTGCAGGCCGGTGCACGAGTCAATGTAGAAGAAAGCAAACGTAATCCGATGGATTTTGTGTTGTGGAAGATGTCGAAACCTGGTGAACCAATGTGGGATTCACCATGGGGTGCAGGCCGCCCTGGTTGGCACATCGAATGTTCCGCGATGAACTCTAAACATCTGGGGCATCATTTCGACATTCATGGTGGTGGTTCCGATCTGCAATTCCCACATCATGAAAACGAAATCGCGCAGAGCTGCTGTGCGCATCATACGCCATATGTAAATACTTGGATGCACTCCGGCATGGTGATGGTCGATGAAGAGAAAATGTCTAAATCACTGGGCAATTTCTTCACTATCCGCGATGTGCTGAAAGTTTATGATGCCGAAACAGTGCGTTATTTCCTGATGTCCGGTCATTATCGCAGCCCGTTGAATTACTCTGATCTCAACCTGCAACAAGCACGTGCGTCGCTGGAACGTCTATACACCGCACTTCGTGGTGTCGAGGATGGTCAGGAGCAAGCAGTGCTATCAGCGCCGTTTGATGAACGTTTCAAAGCCGCAATGGATGATGACTTCAATACACCGGAAGCGTATTCCGTGTTGTTTGATTTAGCGCGTGATCTGAACCGTACCAAACAAGAGTCTACTGCTGATGCATCAGCTTTAGCAGCTTGCCTGCGTCGTCTTAGCGGTGTGTTAGGTCTTTTGCAACAACAACCGGAGCAATTCTTGCAATCTGGTGCTGCCGCCGTTGCGGATGATGTCGCGGAAATTGAACTGTTGATCAAAACCCGTAATGACGCGCGCGCCAGCAAAAACTGGGCGCTAGCCGATGAAGCGCGGAACAAATTAACCGAGATGGGTATCGTGCTGGAAGATGGTGCGCAAGGCACTACTTGGCGTCGTAAGAGCTAAAGCATTTCCTGCACTTGATAAAAAGGCTGGCCGAAACAAACAGGCCGGCCTTTTTTATTTAAAATCCAACATATGATAATGATTGACTAGAGTGCGGTATTCCGTACTTTCGCGGACTTTAGCTAAAGCTTTCTGATAATTGTTGATCACGCTATCGCTGGTGGAACGATTAAATGCAAAACAATCCGTCATTCGCTGCAAAACTAATTCTTTAGGGTAATCTACCGGGCTTAAACCCATTTGCTGTATGGTGGTATAAACCACGGGTTCATAAGCGGCAATCATGTCAATTTTTCCTGACTGCAACAGGCGAATCAGTTGCTCGGTATTTCGGGCTTTGACTAACCGACTTTTATTATAGGTTTTTGCAATAACAACATCTTCAGCAATATCCGCACGGATAACGCCAATAGTCAGATCATTAATGGCAGACGTAGAGGTTAGATCGAAATTGTCTTTTTTTCGTCGAAAGAGCGCCACACCCGCTGTGCTGATTGGGCAAACCCATTTAAACATATTTTCACGATCTGCCGTACGTGAAGTAGCAAACAACACACTGCCTGGTTCCGTTTGCGCGATATAATAGGCGCGCGCCCACGGTAAAAATTTGATTGGTTGTTGCGGTTCATTCAGCTGGCGCCAAATTAATTTCAGTAACTCAACCGAAAAACCAGCAGCTTTTTGCTGTTCATCTTCATAATTCACCGGTGGGTTTTGTTCACTAATAAAAGTTAATGGCATTGGCGCTGCGTTAGCCAGTGCGAAGAATGTATATGCGGGGAGCAGCCAGGATAATTTCAATTTGGTGTTCTCCGGAAAATATATTTTACAAAAAGACATAATACATCCCGTAAGGGATATAGTTGATAGTATCAGTAATAGCAAATAATCGCCTATTTACAAATAGTTAGTTAGCTATGGTGTATATAAAATGAAGATTTTGTTGATTGAAGATGATGCCTTGTTGCTGGGTGGGTTACAAAAAGCATTGGAACAACAGCAATATTGTTGTGATGTAGCAACAAGTATAAAAAAAGCGCAACAGCATACATTGGATGATTACGAGTTGATTATCCTCGATCTTGGGCTGCCAGATGGTGATGGATTAACGCTGTTAAAACAATGGCGCCAACAAGGCTGTAAGTTGCCGGTCTTAATTTTAACTGCTCGTGATTCGTTAGATGAGCGGGTAAAAGGTTTGGATCAAGGTGCTGATGATTATTTGATCAAACCATTTGCTTTAGCTGAGCTTTTGGCGCGAGTGCGTGCATTAATGCGACGTCGCTTTGAGAAAACAGAAAACTCACTGTTGTTTGGTTCATTGAAACTGGATATGACACATCATCAGGTTTGGCTAAATGAACAAGAATTGACACTCACACGAATGGAATATGCCATTCTGCGACGCTTGATGTTACATCCGGGCAAAACGGTACAGCGTGACCGCTTACAGCAAGATCTTTATGACTGGCATGATGATATTGGCTCCAATACGCTGGAAGTTTATATCCATCATCTGCGTCGCAAAATTGGTGCCGGCACAATTAAAACTATTCGGGGTGAGGGTTATCGACTTGAACAACAAGAAGAGTAGTTTATCCCAGAGATTGCTGATTAGTTTGGGCGCTATCATTTTCATTACTCAAACCATCACTATTGCCTGGTTATTGCACGAAGATAGAGAACTATTAGAACGTACATTACGTCGTCTGGGACAGCCAGAATCAACATTACATCTGTTACATGGTACCAACAGAGAGATGTTGGGGGCGTTGTTAGTACCAACAGCCATAGAGTTTTTACTCAGTTTAGTGGTTGCATGGTTCATGATTAATTGGATCGTCGCGCCATTAAATAAATTAACAGATCAACTGCAAGAACGTAGTGTGGAACAATGGCAACCCTTTGATGTGGGGGGGCGTAGTACCGAAGTTGAAGCCATTACTGGCGCACTAAATGGTTTAATGCAGAAACTTCAGCAGGCATTTCAGCGCGAACGCCAATTTACCGCTGATGTATCGCATGAACTCAGAACGCCGATTGCCGGAATTCGGCTAAATCTCGAGTTATTGGCATTACAACATCCGGCAGAAATTGATCCGCTTATTGCGCGTCTTGATGGTATGCAACATACCATCGAACAATTGCTGACTATGGCGCGTTTAGAGCAGCAAATGGTGATGGGGTTGCAAGCTCAGGTTGATTTGGTTCAAGAAGTTATCTTACCAGTGCAACATGAACTTACGGAGTTATTGCGGCCTCGTATGCAAACTATAACTTTGCATCTTCCTGATTCCATGATGGTTATTGGCGATAAGACCTTATTGCGCATGCTGATAAGAAATCTGGTTGAAAATAGCCACCGATATGCGGATCGTGGTTCGGCTGTGAGCATTCATTTATCAGAGGTAAACGGTTGTCCGCAATTGCGCGTTCAAGACGTTGGCGCGGGTGTTGATGATGCGGTTATTCTTTCATTAACCAATGCATTCCAACGTTTTGATCAACGAGGAAATGGGGTAGGGCTCGGGTTAAATATTGTTGCCAGAGTCTGCGCTTTGCATCAAGCCACGCTTCGTATTGAGAACCATCATGAACCACATGGTCTCATCGTTGAAATTACCTTCCCACCAATAAATAATCAGCAGTAAATAAAAAGGGCTGAAATTGTTCAGCCCTATAATTCATGTATCTACGCAGTTCAGCTGTGGTATTGCTCACAAGCTTGCAGTGTATTTTCAATGAGTGTGGCAACGGTCATCGGGCCAACACCACCAGGAACGGGAGTGATAAAGCTGGCGCGCTGTGCTGCTGTTGCATATTCCACATCGCCGACGAGTGTGCCGTTAGATAAACGGTTAATGCCGACATCTAATACGATCGCACCAGGCTTGATCCATTCACCAGGAATGAATTCTGATTTACCTACTGCAACCGCCAGGATATCCGCCTGACGCACAAACTGTTCTAAGCCTTTGGTAAAACGATGACAAGTTGTTGTTGTACAACCAGCCAGTAACAGCTCCAGCGTCATTGGGCGACCGACAATATTTGACGCACCGACGATAACTGCATGCATACCTTTTAATTCTACCCCGGTACTTTCAAGCAGGGTGATCATACCTTTAGGGGTGCAAGGACGCAGTGCAGGAATTCGCTGGGCTAAACGGCCCACATTGTAAGGATGGAATCCATCGACATCTTTATCGGGAACAATACGCTCGATCACTTGTGTTGAATCGAGGTGTGCCGGAAGTGGTAGTTGAACTAAAATACCATCTACCGCTGGATCAGCATTTAATGTATCGATCAGTGCAAGAAGTTCATCTTGCGTGGTCGTTGCCGGTAGATCGTAAGATCTGGAAATAAAGCCCACTTCTTCACAAGCACGGCGTTTACTGCCGACATAAACCTGTGACGCAGCATCTTCACCCACTAATACAACCGATAAACCGGGCACTCGTAAACCATTTGCCTTTCGTTCCGCGACGCGGGCAGCTACACGCTGACGCACAGACAGGGCAATCGCTTTTCCATCAATGATTTTTGCAGACATACCTTCCACTCACCTTGCTTTGCTGGGCGTATTGTCGCATTTTTTTTACAATAAGGTTAGTGCATAAACAAGTGCTTACCTTAGTCGTTTAATATCTGAACACTCGACTCTTTTTCATTAAAAAGAGTTTGACGATCAAGGGGAGAGTCTATAATATCCGCCTCCGTTGTCGGACGCCTACAACAGAACAACAGTCGGTGATTAGCGCAGCCCGGTAGCGCATCTGGTTTGGGACCAGAGGGTCAAAGGTTCGAATCCTTTATCACCGACCATTTCTTCCAGTGCGCCCTTAGCTCAGTTGGATAGAGCAACGGCCTTCTAAGCCGTGGGTCACAGGTTCGATTCCTGTAGGGCGTACCAACGATCAGTTGTTCGCTTTGAGTGGTAAGGCAACACAGTTCGATGGTGGCTATAGCTCAGTTGGTAGAGCCCCGGATTGTGATTCCGGTTGTCGTGGGTTCGAGCCCCATTAGCCACCCCATTTAAAGAATACAGCGCGGAAGTGGCGAAATTGGTAGACGCACCAGATTTAGGTTCTGGCGCCGCAAGGTGTGAGAGTTCGAGTCTCTCCTTCCGCACCATTCTTTAGATACAACAATAAACCAGCTTACGCTGGTTTTTTTGTGCCTGCAATTTAGCTTATCTCATATTGAGAGAGGTTAATTGTAATGAGTTCGCGTATTTCTAAACTAACCACGCTCTTATCTGACCTTTTGTTGCTTAACTGGGTCTGTAAATTCATCCCAGAAATGCCATAGCGTTAAGATTGGATGATACATCAGCATTCTTGGGCCGGAAAAACGCATGACATTACGGATCTTTTCCCGCATTTTAATTTGATAACAATGGATTGGGCATTTCGCACAGGTCGGTTTATCTGTTTTAAACCGGCATTTATCAATGCGATTCATCGCGTAATCAGTTAGTTGCTGACAATCAGAACAAAGCGCCTCACTGGCATGATGACATCGGCAGTAAATGCCAATCATTACTCGAATGGTTCTGCGTTCCCGATCAAGGCGGTTTTGTTTTCCTCGCATTTTATTAGTAGTCATGATCCTATCCATTTCTCGCAGAACAACCATTATTATGCCGTATCATCCTGTGTGTTAATACCTTGATACTTTCGTCGTGTTCAGCCCTGTTGTTGAAGAACATCATTACAGAACGTTTTCCACCTCCTGTATCTTTGGTTACAGAAAGAGATTCGCACTGTTTTTATGAGCACATGAAGGCTGAGGAACTGATTTCACTTTCTAAGTGGTGGGTTGTATTAAAATGAAAAAACCGGAGATATCTCCGGTTTAAATTTATTTCACGTTTCTAACTGTGCTGTTAGCTATTCTTACGACAACCAGAAATAAGATCTAACTCTGGTTTATAAGTGGATGTTGCTACACCAGTTAAACTCAGCAAACTATGTGACAGATAATCTTGCGATACTTGTTTACTTTGAGCTTCTTTACGCAAACATTCAGTATCTACCTGTCTTTCTTTCGCATAGGTATCAGATAACCACAGTAACCCAGGCACATGCGTTTGCTCTTCAGGTGCTAACGCGTATGGTGTGCCATGCAAATACAATCCTTTCTCACCCAACGATTCACCGTGATCTGACATATACAACATGCTGGTGTTGTATTCGCCGCTATTTGCTTTCAATAAAGCGATCACTTGCGACAACATGTAATCGGTATAGGCAATCGTATTGTCATAGGTGTTGACCAGTTCATCATGCGAGCAGTTTTGAATGTCACTCCGCTCACAATCAGGAGTAAAAATACGATGGGAAGCAGGATAACGCCGGTAATACGTCGGGCCATGGCTACCGATCAGATGTAACGCAATTAACGTGTCTTTTCCTTTCGCTTCAGCCAGTAAGCGTTTTAATTCTGGCAACATGACTTCGTCAAAGCAATAGGTACCATCACACAGTGGAGACTTCGTTTTAATATCGATATTCAGTGTCGGAACTCGTGCACAAACGCCTTTGCAACCACTGTCGTTGTCAATCCATTGAACATTCAATCCAGCACGGTGGATCACATCCAGCACGTTGTCCTGTGTTTCGGCTCGGCTTTCGTCATAGTTTTTTCGCCCCATAAACGAAAACATGCAAGGCACAGAGACAGCGGTTGCTGTGCCACAAGAAGAAACATGGCGGAATGAAATAATCCCTTCAGATGCGGTAAAAGGGTTTGTATCGCGTGAATAGCCGTTGTATTGATAGTTCATCGCCCGCGCAGTTTCACCTAACACCATCACGGTCATTTGCGGTTTTGTTACTGTAGACGGTAGCGCTTTCTTCGCATCCAATCCTAATTGTTGATAAACCAGCGGTGTTGTGAAATACGTTTCTTTTACGTATTTATAACCGCTCCATACGTATTGCGTTGGTACGATGTATTTTTGTAAAAATTTATTGTTTCGGCCGACAGCGGCGTAATCTTGGTAATAGAAGAAAGCAATGATCAGTAAACCGAGCAGGGACAGGCTGATGACAGCAAATTTGGTCAACACTTCTTTCAGTAAAGGGCGATAAATGATTTTTGCCCTTGCGATCAAATATGCGGGGATGATCCCAGTCAGCAGAAAGCAGATCATCAGCGAAGCGTTCAAATAACTTGAGGCTTCAGACATATTGGTTTGCGCGGAGTTTTTGATCATTCCATAGTCAAACACGGTGCCGTAGGTTAGCCCTGCATAAGCAACAAGTGACGACGTAAGAATTAAGGCGATAAATATAGGTTTACTAACGTATTTTATCGTAAATAGTGAAAACAGAATGTTTAATGCGAACAGAACAAACAAAGGAATTGAGGTAATAAAGCCTGTTTTCACATTCTCAATTAAATTCAGAACCTTCCATGATTCCCGAAAGAATGGATAATTCAAAATTAATGTAAAATAGCTCGCTAATAACAGCGTAAGGTACTGACTTTTAATTTGAAATCTCAATTTCACTCTGTGACCTGTTTAAGTATGCCTAATGATGCGTGACTATAGTGTAAACAACAAACCTTAACAGAGAATTAAGTCGGGATTTTGATTTTTAATCAGCAATAAATGTTGGTATTTGCCACGAGACTAAAGGATTGGACAATGTTGATGGGAAAAAATAAACCCTGGCAAAATACCAGGGCTTATCGGATGGTGTTCGATAATTAACCTTCGATTTCGATTAATACATCGCCTGGGTTAACTCGGTCACCTTTAGTAACATGAATGGTTTTTACGTTGCCTGCGATTGGCGCCAGAATTTCACTTTCCATCTTCATCGCTTCTGTGACCAGTAATGGTTGACCTGCTTTCACTTTGTCACCCACATTCACTAATACATCGACAATGTTACCTGGCATCGCGGTGCTGACATCACCTGGTGCTGCGGCTTGTTTACGTTTGCTGCTCGCACCTGAACCGACGTAAGCATTCAGTGGTTCAAACACAACTTCTTCTGGTAAACCATCGATCGACATGTAGAAATGACGTTTGTTGTCGCTCTTAATGCCGATACCGGTAATGTCGATATGATAGCTTTCACCATGCACATCAATCACAAATTCGGTCGGCATGCCTTCTTTAGCTACAGGTTGTTCTGCGGCGGTACCTGGAATTGGTAACAAGGCTTCTGGTGTCAGAGTGCCGGCATCGCGTTCGCTCAGGAATTTACGGCCAATATCCGGGAACATAGCATACGTCAGTACATCTTCTTCTGTTTTTGCCAGTGCGCCGATCTCTGTACGTAACTTAGCCAGTTCTGGTTTCAACAAATCTGCTGGACGAACATCGATCACTTCTTCATTACCAATTGCCTGATGCTGTAATGCCGCATTAACAGGTGCCGGTGATTTACCGTAGCGACCTTGCAGATAGAGTTTTACTTCATTGGTGATGGTTTTGTACCGTTCACCGGCTAATACGTTGAATACCGCCTGAGTACCGACGATCTGTGATGTTGGTGTTACCAATGGTGGATAACCCAGATCTTTACGTACTTTTGGGATCTCGCTGAAAACTTCGTTGATGCGATTCAATGCACCTTGTTCTTTCAGTTGGTTTGCCAGATTGGAAACCATGCCGCCCGGCACCTGATTGACCTGAACACGGGTGTCTACACCGGTGAAATCGCTTTCGTACTGATGGTATTTTTTACGTACTGCATGGAAATACATACCGATTTCTTGCAGTAATTCCAGATCTAAACCGGTGTCGTATTCAGTGCCACGCAGTGCTGCAACCATTGATTCAGTCGCAGGGTGGCTGGTGCCCCAAGCCATGCTGGAGATCGCGGTGTCGATGTTATCTGCGCCCGCTTCGATCGCTTTCAGCTGACACATAGTGGCAACGCCAGCGGTGTCGTGTGAATGAATGAAAATTGGCAGTGATACGGCAGCTTTCAGCGCTTTGACCAATTCACCCGTAGCAAACGGAGTCAACAAACCTGCCATATCTTTTATCGCGATAGAATCAACGCCCAAGGCGACTAATTCATGAGCCTGTGCGACGAAAGCTTCAGTGGTATGCACCGGGCTGGTGGTGTAGCAGATAGTGCCCTGAGCATGCTTACCGACCTTTTTAACGGCCTTGATTGCGGTTGCCAGATTACGCACATCATTCATGGCATCAAAAATACGGAATACGTCGATGCCATTTTCAGCGGCTTTCGCCACAAACGCTTCAACCACGTCATCGCTGTAATGGCGATAACCCAGCAGGTTTTGACCGCGCAGCAGCATCTGCAAACGGGTGTTTGGCAGAGCTTTACGCAGCTGGCGCAGACGTTCCCACGGGTCTTCTTTCAGGAAACGCACGCATGCATCAAACGTCGCACCACCCCAGACTTCCAGTGACCAGTAGCCGACTTGATCCAGTTTGCTACAGATTGGCAGCATGTCTTCAGTGCGCATGCGGGTTGCCAGCAAGGATTGATGGGCATCACGCAGGATGGTATCTGTAACCGTAATTTTCTTACTCATTTTCTACTCTTCCTCTTCCGGTTAACGGCCTGTCGACCGGTGTGAAATTCTTATAATCCAGCGTATGCCGCGATCGCGGTAGCAATGGCCAGTGCCAGCTGTTCTGGTTTGCGTTTTTCTGAATATTCCAGCAATTCAGGGTGGCTTTCGACAAAGCTGGTATTAAAACGCCCGGTTCTGAATTCAGGGTTGTGCAAAATTTGCTGATAATAAGGTGTAGTGGTTTTTACGCCATGTACCCGCATATCATCTAATGCACGCAAACCACGATCTAATGCTTCTTCCCAGGTCAGTGCCCAGACGATCAATTTCAGACACATCGAGTCGTAGTGGGGCGGAATCACATAACCGGTATAAATAGCTGTATCAGTACGAACCCCTGGGCCACCCGGTGCGTAATAGCGGGTGATCTTGCCGAAAGAGGGGAAAAAGTTATTTTTCGGATCTTCAGCATTAATACGGAACTGCAGAGCAAAACCTCGAAGTTGAATATCTTCCTGTTTCATCGACAGAGGTAAACCAGATGCAATGCGGATCTGTTCACGAACGATATCAATACCGGTGATTTCTTCGGTGATCGTGTGTTCTACCTGTACACGCGTGTTCATTTCCATGAAATAAACTTCGTCGTCCGCCAGCAAGAATTCAACGGTACCGGCATTTTCATAGCCTACCGCTTTGGCGGCACGCACTGACAACTCGCCGATATAAGCGCGCTGTTCCGGTGTCAGTTGCGGGCTTGGTGCAATTTCGATCAGTTTCTGGTTACGGCGCTGGATAGAACAGTCACGTTCGAACAGGTGTACGGTGTTGCCAAAGCTATCTGCCAGAATTTGTGCTTCGATATGTTTTGGATTAACAATGCATTTTTCCAAAAACACTTCTGCAGAACCAAAC comes from the uncultured Tolumonas sp. genome and includes:
- a CDS encoding UDP-2,3-diacylglucosamine diphosphatase, coding for MTKLFIADLHLSEARPDLTNAFIHFLATKATQADELYILGDLFEFWIGDDEQSPLQQQITLALKTLSEQGCRLFYSHGNRDFMIGKRFARECGMTLLPPIYYCEIAGERTLLLHGDQLCTDDEAYQRFRRITSWPWLQWVFLHLPLSRRVKIAQQIRQGSHKGKQQKSRSIMDVTPSSVNDCFEQHQATLMIHGHTHRPMIHELSLDNGQKVRRIVLGDWNTDLWYLHIDDRDINLISQPINTAE
- a CDS encoding peptidylprolyl isomerase, coding for MSITLHTNFGDITLELFHDKAPVTAANFLQYCRDGHYNGTIFHRVIDGFMIQGGGYASGFEEKDTRASIKNEANNGLSNKIGTIAMARTQEPHSASAQFFINVADNTFLDFKSESISGWGYCVFAQVTDGMDIVNKIKSVKTGRYGMHQDVPKEDVVIENVTIAE
- the cysS gene encoding cysteine--tRNA ligase; this encodes MLKIYNTLTRQKEEFKPIQPGKVGMYVCGVTIYDLCHIGHGRTFVAFDVVVRYLRYLGYDVTFVRNITDVDDKIIKRAAENAESCDTLTERLIAEMHADFDALKLQRPDIEPRATQHIGEIITLVNSLLEQNYAYVSDNGDVLFSIDSFPEYGRLSGQDIEQLQAGARVNVEESKRNPMDFVLWKMSKPGEPMWDSPWGAGRPGWHIECSAMNSKHLGHHFDIHGGGSDLQFPHHENEIAQSCCAHHTPYVNTWMHSGMVMVDEEKMSKSLGNFFTIRDVLKVYDAETVRYFLMSGHYRSPLNYSDLNLQQARASLERLYTALRGVEDGQEQAVLSAPFDERFKAAMDDDFNTPEAYSVLFDLARDLNRTKQESTADASALAACLRRLSGVLGLLQQQPEQFLQSGAAAVADDVAEIELLIKTRNDARASKNWALADEARNKLTEMGIVLEDGAQGTTWRRKS
- a CDS encoding transporter substrate-binding domain-containing protein, producing MKLSWLLPAYTFFALANAAPMPLTFISEQNPPVNYEDEQQKAAGFSVELLKLIWRQLNEPQQPIKFLPWARAYYIAQTEPGSVLFATSRTADRENMFKWVCPISTAGVALFRRKKDNFDLTSTSAINDLTIGVIRADIAEDVVIAKTYNKSRLVKARNTEQLIRLLQSGKIDMIAAYEPVVYTTIQQMGLSPVDYPKELVLQRMTDCFAFNRSTSDSVINNYQKALAKVRESTEYRTLVNHYHMLDFK
- a CDS encoding response regulator — protein: MKILLIEDDALLLGGLQKALEQQQYCCDVATSIKKAQQHTLDDYELIILDLGLPDGDGLTLLKQWRQQGCKLPVLILTARDSLDERVKGLDQGADDYLIKPFALAELLARVRALMRRRFEKTENSLLFGSLKLDMTHHQVWLNEQELTLTRMEYAILRRLMLHPGKTVQRDRLQQDLYDWHDDIGSNTLEVYIHHLRRKIGAGTIKTIRGEGYRLEQQEE
- the pmrB gene encoding two-component system sensor histidine kinase PmrB, which codes for MNNKKSSLSQRLLISLGAIIFITQTITIAWLLHEDRELLERTLRRLGQPESTLHLLHGTNREMLGALLVPTAIEFLLSLVVAWFMINWIVAPLNKLTDQLQERSVEQWQPFDVGGRSTEVEAITGALNGLMQKLQQAFQRERQFTADVSHELRTPIAGIRLNLELLALQHPAEIDPLIARLDGMQHTIEQLLTMARLEQQMVMGLQAQVDLVQEVILPVQHELTELLRPRMQTITLHLPDSMMVIGDKTLLRMLIRNLVENSHRYADRGSAVSIHLSEVNGCPQLRVQDVGAGVDDAVILSLTNAFQRFDQRGNGVGLGLNIVARVCALHQATLRIENHHEPHGLIVEITFPPINNQQ
- the folD gene encoding bifunctional methylenetetrahydrofolate dehydrogenase/methenyltetrahydrofolate cyclohydrolase FolD, encoding MSAKIIDGKAIALSVRQRVAARVAERKANGLRVPGLSVVLVGEDAASQVYVGSKRRACEEVGFISRSYDLPATTTQDELLALIDTLNADPAVDGILVQLPLPAHLDSTQVIERIVPDKDVDGFHPYNVGRLAQRIPALRPCTPKGMITLLESTGVELKGMHAVIVGASNIVGRPMTLELLLAGCTTTTCHRFTKGLEQFVRQADILAVAVGKSEFIPGEWIKPGAIVLDVGINRLSNGTLVGDVEYATAAQRASFITPVPGGVGPMTVATLIENTLQACEQYHS
- a CDS encoding nitrous oxide-stimulated promoter family protein, translating into MTTNKMRGKQNRLDRERRTIRVMIGIYCRCHHASEALCSDCQQLTDYAMNRIDKCRFKTDKPTCAKCPIHCYQIKMREKIRNVMRFSGPRMLMYHPILTLWHFWDEFTDPVKQQKVR
- a CDS encoding phosphoethanolamine--lipid A transferase gives rise to the protein MKLRFQIKSQYLTLLLASYFTLILNYPFFRESWKVLNLIENVKTGFITSIPLFVLFALNILFSLFTIKYVSKPIFIALILTSSLVAYAGLTYGTVFDYGMIKNSAQTNMSEASSYLNASLMICFLLTGIIPAYLIARAKIIYRPLLKEVLTKFAVISLSLLGLLIIAFFYYQDYAAVGRNNKFLQKYIVPTQYVWSGYKYVKETYFTTPLVYQQLGLDAKKALPSTVTKPQMTVMVLGETARAMNYQYNGYSRDTNPFTASEGIISFRHVSSCGTATAVSVPCMFSFMGRKNYDESRAETQDNVLDVIHRAGLNVQWIDNDSGCKGVCARVPTLNIDIKTKSPLCDGTYCFDEVMLPELKRLLAEAKGKDTLIALHLIGSHGPTYYRRYPASHRIFTPDCERSDIQNCSHDELVNTYDNTIAYTDYMLSQVIALLKANSGEYNTSMLYMSDHGESLGEKGLYLHGTPYALAPEEQTHVPGLLWLSDTYAKERQVDTECLRKEAQSKQVSQDYLSHSLLSLTGVATSTYKPELDLISGCRKNS
- the oadA gene encoding sodium-extruding oxaloacetate decarboxylase subunit alpha — protein: MSKKITVTDTILRDAHQSLLATRMRTEDMLPICSKLDQVGYWSLEVWGGATFDACVRFLKEDPWERLRQLRKALPNTRLQMLLRGQNLLGYRHYSDDVVEAFVAKAAENGIDVFRIFDAMNDVRNLATAIKAVKKVGKHAQGTICYTTSPVHTTEAFVAQAHELVALGVDSIAIKDMAGLLTPFATGELVKALKAAVSLPIFIHSHDTAGVATMCQLKAIEAGADNIDTAISSMAWGTSHPATESMVAALRGTEYDTGLDLELLQEIGMYFHAVRKKYHQYESDFTGVDTRVQVNQVPGGMVSNLANQLKEQGALNRINEVFSEIPKVRKDLGYPPLVTPTSQIVGTQAVFNVLAGERYKTITNEVKLYLQGRYGKSPAPVNAALQHQAIGNEEVIDVRPADLLKPELAKLRTEIGALAKTEEDVLTYAMFPDIGRKFLSERDAGTLTPEALLPIPGTAAEQPVAKEGMPTEFVIDVHGESYHIDITGIGIKSDNKRHFYMSIDGLPEEVVFEPLNAYVGSGASSKRKQAAAPGDVSTAMPGNIVDVLVNVGDKVKAGQPLLVTEAMKMESEILAPIAGNVKTIHVTKGDRVNPGDVLIEIEG